One genomic window of Providencia hangzhouensis includes the following:
- a CDS encoding RNA polymerase sigma factor produces MTIDKSLARKISGAYQSTYSQLVRFFRNRLDNSNDADDLSQDVFTLWLNRKEQTPVKESRAYLFKIANHVLIDHWRRNQRQTKSETSIDDVTHEPHFEQSQADPSEILEHQQRIQRLSEALETLPPRRREAFLLYRFDGLSQSEIAERMEISISMVEKHIAAALVHCKKHLDNQGNNS; encoded by the coding sequence ATGACTATTGATAAATCTCTTGCCCGTAAAATTAGCGGTGCGTATCAGTCAACATATAGCCAACTTGTGCGCTTTTTCCGCAATCGGCTAGATAACAGCAATGATGCTGATGATTTATCACAGGATGTGTTTACACTATGGCTAAACCGTAAAGAACAAACGCCTGTAAAAGAGAGCCGCGCTTATCTGTTTAAAATTGCGAATCATGTTTTGATTGACCATTGGCGACGTAACCAGCGCCAAACTAAATCAGAAACATCCATTGATGATGTTACTCATGAACCGCATTTTGAACAAAGCCAAGCTGATCCCAGTGAAATCTTGGAACATCAGCAACGCATCCAACGGCTAAGCGAAGCGCTTGAAACGTTACCCCCCCGTCGACGAGAAGCATTTTTGCTGTATCGTTTTGATGGCTTATCTCAAAGTGAGATTGCTGAACGAATGGAAATTTCAATCAGTATGGTGGAAAAACATATCGCGGCGGCGCTTGTTCACTGTAAAAAACACCTTGATAATCAGGGCAATAATTCGTAA
- a CDS encoding energy transducer TonB, with translation MSSMTGQLERPIFRPLGGLVLSCLFHGTLAIIFIGWFTSSIPKTGVLPPAISLQLGVYQLEKQAEPEINHAPKQHMTTREESLPELVEKVDKLPETAIVDNGTLTKVSEKKRPPKKTIPQEKKVIDEAPVTTQESMVTSAPASGSESSSSANFSSNASAAVSGHQGWQSEVHQRIAKTKRYPRAALRYRSTGVSHIKVVLDSRGEVIVASLLNSSGTKILDKEALATISRAAPFPTPPETLLVDGRVEFIAPIVFDTTSI, from the coding sequence ATGAGCAGTATGACGGGCCAGTTAGAGCGTCCGATTTTCCGTCCACTAGGCGGTTTGGTTTTAAGTTGTCTTTTCCATGGAACACTGGCAATCATTTTTATCGGCTGGTTTACTTCTTCAATTCCGAAGACCGGAGTACTACCACCGGCAATTTCGTTGCAGCTGGGTGTTTATCAGCTTGAAAAACAGGCAGAGCCTGAAATTAATCATGCCCCTAAACAACACATGACGACGCGTGAAGAGTCATTGCCTGAATTGGTTGAAAAGGTAGATAAATTGCCTGAAACTGCGATCGTTGATAATGGCACATTGACGAAAGTTAGTGAGAAAAAACGACCACCGAAAAAGACAATTCCACAAGAGAAAAAAGTGATCGACGAAGCCCCTGTAACTACGCAGGAATCGATGGTGACTTCCGCTCCTGCATCAGGGAGTGAATCCAGTAGCAGTGCGAATTTCTCCAGTAATGCGTCTGCGGCAGTGAGTGGGCACCAAGGCTGGCAAAGTGAGGTTCATCAGCGGATAGCCAAGACCAAACGCTATCCACGTGCAGCGTTGCGTTACCGCTCAACTGGGGTCTCTCATATAAAAGTGGTTTTGGATAGTCGGGGTGAAGTGATTGTCGCCAGCTTATTGAATTCATCCGGTACGAAAATATTGGATAAAGAAGCGTTGGCGACAATTTCACGTGCTGCGCCTTTTCCTACCCCGCCAGAAACATTGTTGGTAGATGGCCGGGTCGAGTTTATTGCGCCAATCGTGTTCGATACAACGTCTATTTAA
- a CDS encoding AhpA/YtjB family protein, whose translation MKLTFRLHKTVIIVICVALVTLLMHGISYLGNSQNQGRIEQFKQLTYVLAEQVAFSLSDYIVPGSKDFNLERINANLNNVVKDRYILDASIYTASGTLVTQVGEPTTVKERLAIDDNSSLQNFQYQLVVPIQGTKEPKGYLRLTIDTELLAAEIQQADNSTNVLRIFILLALCIGFVLANTLLRLKKKKGHKQAPPLVVNTEENQDDNGDDDSNEDGKQESKGTPATKPARLKRKKEPRPYRPKRPTPKNRPNSPDK comes from the coding sequence ATGAAACTTACCTTTAGGCTCCACAAAACAGTCATTATCGTTATCTGCGTTGCGTTGGTAACTTTACTTATGCATGGTATTTCTTATTTAGGAAATAGCCAAAACCAAGGCAGAATTGAGCAATTTAAACAATTGACTTATGTTCTTGCTGAGCAAGTTGCTTTCAGCTTATCTGATTATATTGTTCCCGGCAGTAAAGATTTTAATTTAGAGCGAATTAATGCCAATTTAAATAACGTGGTGAAAGATAGGTATATTTTAGATGCCAGTATCTATACTGCCAGTGGCACACTGGTCACTCAAGTCGGTGAGCCGACAACGGTGAAAGAACGGCTGGCCATCGATGACAACTCCTCACTACAAAACTTTCAATACCAGCTTGTCGTTCCCATCCAAGGCACAAAAGAGCCAAAAGGCTATTTGCGTTTAACCATTGATACGGAGCTCCTTGCCGCTGAAATTCAACAAGCGGATAACAGCACCAATGTATTACGAATTTTTATTCTACTTGCCTTATGTATTGGCTTCGTTTTAGCAAATACATTACTGCGTTTAAAGAAAAAGAAAGGCCACAAACAAGCCCCTCCGCTCGTCGTTAATACAGAGGAAAATCAAGATGATAATGGAGATGACGACAGTAATGAAGATGGCAAGCAAGAGAGCAAAGGGACACCTGCTACTAAGCCAGCACGTTTGAAACGAAAGAAAGAACCTCGTCCTTATCGCCCTAAACGACCGACCCCAAAAAACAGACCAAATTCACCTGATAAATAG
- the serB gene encoding phosphoserine phosphatase, with protein sequence MSTSLTYCYLPDEIQKWPGLPLSLSGEEVMPLDYRAGDSGWLLYGRGLDKARISNFQQRLGIAIVIVSSWRIDDYQVVRIAGSITPRIKKLADECLLDVVPLGQIPRLRSPGLLLMDMDSTAIQIECIDEIARLAGVGEQVAEVTERAMLGELDFTESLRARVSLLEGADVAILDQVMETLPLMPGLTNLVRKLQAMNWHIAIASGGFTFFANNLQQRLKLVAAVANQLEVKNGKLTGKVKGPIVDAKYKAQTLVKLAEKLEIPIEQTVAIGDGANDLKMIRKAGLGIAYHAKPKVYARAKVAIRHADLMGVMCVLSGGLKHEER encoded by the coding sequence ATGTCAACGAGCTTGACCTATTGTTATCTACCCGACGAAATCCAAAAATGGCCAGGGTTGCCATTGTCATTAAGTGGTGAAGAAGTGATGCCATTGGATTATCGTGCTGGGGACAGTGGGTGGTTATTATATGGCCGCGGCTTAGATAAAGCGCGTATCAGTAATTTCCAACAGCGATTAGGGATCGCTATCGTAATTGTCTCTTCGTGGCGTATTGATGACTACCAAGTGGTCAGAATCGCTGGGAGTATTACACCTCGAATTAAAAAACTCGCTGACGAATGTTTATTAGATGTCGTGCCATTAGGGCAAATTCCACGTTTGCGTTCACCGGGCCTATTACTGATGGATATGGACTCGACAGCGATTCAAATTGAATGTATCGATGAAATTGCTCGCTTAGCAGGGGTTGGAGAGCAGGTTGCTGAAGTGACCGAGCGAGCCATGCTAGGGGAACTCGATTTTACGGAAAGTTTACGAGCACGCGTTAGCTTACTTGAAGGTGCCGACGTCGCTATTCTTGACCAAGTGATGGAAACATTGCCTTTAATGCCGGGCTTAACGAACCTTGTGCGTAAGTTACAAGCGATGAATTGGCACATTGCGATAGCATCCGGTGGTTTTACTTTCTTTGCTAATAACTTGCAACAGCGATTGAAACTTGTGGCGGCGGTTGCTAATCAACTTGAAGTCAAAAATGGTAAGTTAACAGGCAAAGTCAAAGGCCCAATTGTAGATGCTAAATATAAAGCGCAAACCTTGGTTAAATTGGCGGAAAAACTGGAAATTCCCATTGAGCAAACTGTTGCCATTGGTGACGGGGCAAATGACCTGAAAATGATCCGTAAAGCAGGGCTGGGTATTGCATATCATGCGAAACCAAAGGTGTATGCAAGGGCGAAGGTTGCGATTCGTCATGCAGATCTGATGGGGGTGATGTGTGTGTTGAGCGGGGGCCTCAAACACGAAGAACGCTAA